A genomic window from Lotus japonicus ecotype B-129 chromosome 1, LjGifu_v1.2 includes:
- the LOC130729309 gene encoding RING-H2 finger protein ATL33-like — MQNSPTTIPSPPPLLLPPPPRSAGEITVLFPPPPQPFASAPSSVFQITVLPAPPVLPTPQFTDNSSSVNLSPLEFLLALVAVVTIPALIYTFIFAFRFPSFSRRQRSSGGASGEPSIASDLSHHNDVEIGGASEVAVVKYQKEEHAAEIGGECPVCLSVFADGEEVRKLSVCKHSFHASCIDLWLSNHSNCPICRATIITAAGDAGIKRSGSTRDGDLQQAPHGGSDLV; from the coding sequence ATGCAAAATTCACCCACCACTATCCCATCTCCGCCACCACTTCTCCTCCCTCCTCCGCCGCGTTCCGCCGGAGAAATCACCGTCCTCTTCCCACCACCGCCACAACCTTTTGCCAGCGCTCCAAGCTCCGTCTTCCAAATTACAGTCCTCCCGGCGCCGCCGGTGCTGCCGACACCACAATTCACCGACAATTCTAGCTCCGTCAATTTGTCTCCGCTCGAGTTTCTCCTCGCTCTCGTCGCCGTTGTCACCATCCCCGCCCTAATCTACACCTTCATATTCGCCTTCCGGTTCCCGTCGTTCAGCCGCCGGCAACGATCAAGCGGAGGAGCCTCCGGCGAGCCGTCAATCGCATCGGACCTCTCGCACCACAACGACGTTGAGATCGGCGGCGCGAGCGAAGTCGCCGTGGTGAAGTATCAGAAGGAGGAGCACGCGGCGGAAATCGGTGGCGAGTGCCCGGTGTGCTTATCGGTGTTCGCCGACGGCGAAGAGGTACGGAAGCTGAGCGTGTGTAAGCACTCGTTTCACGCTTCTTGCATCGATTTGTGGCTCAGTAACCACTCCAATTGCCCGATTTGCCGCGCCACCATCATCACCGCCGCTGGTGATGCCGGCATCAAGCGTTCTGGTTCCACTAGAGACGGTGATCTACAACAGGCTCCTCACGGTGGCTCCGATTTGGTTtga